The proteins below come from a single Natrinema sp. SYSU A 869 genomic window:
- a CDS encoding rhodanese-like domain-containing protein encodes MVTTLSADRLAELQDEDAEFVILDTRPADSYDAWHIPEAVNFPFDPEAELDGRLEELRDVVGDTERVITVCAKGLSSGNLATRLESATDEYDVATVDGGMKGWSGVYDHVSVDVGGDLTIVQLQRRAKGCLGYVVGCGATGEAVIVDPTGDIDEYAVAAEEAGLTITGVIDTHVHADHISGSRDLADDLEVPYYLGERASERDVEYEYTPLERNEVLEVGEREIKALCAPGHTSEMINLLVDDRALLTADTVHVDSTGRTELEFGESEARSASEDASGETASHDEGERGARMLYETLHRTILAEPESLVVLPGHVTVTADGEFEHGAPGEPIRTTVRDARREIDLLGLAEDEFVERMADAGEKPSNYEEIIEYNRGVRELPPEERVELELGPNNCSA; translated from the coding sequence ATGGTCACCACACTCTCCGCCGATCGGCTCGCGGAACTGCAGGACGAAGACGCGGAGTTCGTCATCCTCGATACCCGCCCCGCCGACAGCTACGACGCCTGGCACATCCCGGAGGCGGTCAATTTCCCCTTCGACCCGGAAGCAGAACTCGACGGTCGCCTCGAGGAACTCCGAGACGTCGTTGGCGACACCGAGCGCGTGATCACCGTCTGTGCGAAAGGGCTCTCGTCGGGAAACCTCGCGACGCGCCTCGAGTCGGCGACCGACGAGTACGACGTGGCGACCGTCGACGGCGGGATGAAGGGCTGGAGCGGCGTCTACGACCACGTTTCGGTCGACGTCGGGGGCGACCTGACGATCGTTCAACTCCAGCGTCGTGCGAAGGGGTGTCTGGGCTACGTCGTCGGCTGTGGGGCCACGGGCGAGGCCGTTATCGTCGATCCGACGGGAGATATCGATGAGTACGCGGTCGCGGCCGAGGAGGCTGGGCTTACGATCACGGGCGTGATCGATACCCACGTCCACGCCGATCACATCTCCGGCAGCCGTGACCTCGCCGATGATCTCGAGGTACCGTACTACCTCGGGGAGCGCGCAAGCGAACGCGACGTCGAGTACGAGTATACGCCGCTCGAGCGCAACGAGGTGCTCGAGGTCGGTGAGCGCGAGATCAAGGCACTGTGTGCTCCGGGCCACACAAGCGAGATGATCAATCTGCTGGTGGATGACCGGGCGCTGTTGACCGCCGACACGGTACACGTCGATTCGACGGGGCGGACAGAACTCGAGTTCGGGGAGAGCGAGGCACGTAGTGCCTCGGAAGACGCGAGCGGTGAAACCGCGAGCCACGACGAGGGCGAGAGGGGTGCGAGAATGCTCTACGAGACGCTCCACCGGACGATTCTGGCTGAGCCGGAGAGCCTCGTCGTGCTGCCTGGTCACGTAACGGTCACCGCCGACGGCGAGTTCGAACACGGCGCGCCCGGCGAGCCGATCCGGACGACCGTCCGCGACGCGCGGCGGGAGATCGACCTGCTCGGACTCGCGGAAGACGAGTTCGTCGAACGCATGGCCGACGCCGGCGAGAAGCCGTCGAACTACGAAGAGATCATCGAGTACAATCGCGGCGTGCGGGAGCTACCGCCAGAGGAACGGGTCGAACTCGAGCTCGGGCCGAACAACTGTTCGGCGTGA
- a CDS encoding stage II sporulation protein M, which translates to MALSDFVAAVVAVFRRRPGDLLPMYVLGVAITAIVRVVPFTAIGVAYLYLATTGRLDTIRTQLAELDPPPTDPTTDPEEFDAWASGLEPILDQILTPPLLALAAVTVVGSIVLFVLLSAAVSAGQLAACYGRLRNDRGLVAGLVGARRYWLRFFGLFVLEFLCWSIVLVTAGIGAALFAGAVSIATGSTLGSVLVALLAGLVAVVILVVVRALFAFAPVAIVIDDAGVFGSVRSAGGFIRAQPVEAIFYYVVAFLAIAGLTTVTGLLSLVDIVALGSLLSVLVLLPALDLLKTAVYCDYRGRLTPPDSPARSLRGQLWAGLRRGWTEMTSFVRTTPGTHVLVVVLGILGFWIGWAAAGSFVGSFETSIAARLGGWLPPAMAVELFGNNWLVALTTAYAGVALAIPAIVSLLFNGVALGIIARLEVDPLELAAFVVPHGIIEIPAILVASALGISIGVTAWRTWRGHVGRTALADALERAFWVLVGLGILLAIAAVIEGFVSPYYYRLFL; encoded by the coding sequence ATGGCTCTCTCCGATTTCGTCGCCGCCGTCGTCGCCGTCTTTCGCCGCCGCCCGGGCGACCTCCTGCCGATGTACGTCCTCGGCGTCGCGATCACTGCGATCGTTCGCGTCGTCCCGTTTACTGCGATCGGCGTCGCCTACCTCTATCTCGCGACGACCGGTCGGCTGGACACGATTCGAACCCAACTGGCCGAACTGGATCCCCCGCCGACTGATCCGACCACCGATCCCGAGGAGTTCGACGCGTGGGCCAGCGGCCTCGAGCCGATCCTCGATCAGATACTGACACCGCCGCTCCTTGCCCTCGCTGCGGTGACGGTCGTCGGAAGCATCGTGTTATTTGTCCTGCTGTCGGCCGCCGTCTCCGCAGGACAACTCGCGGCCTGTTACGGCCGATTGCGAAACGACCGCGGGCTCGTGGCCGGACTCGTGGGAGCCCGCCGCTACTGGTTGCGGTTTTTCGGGCTCTTCGTGCTCGAGTTCCTCTGTTGGAGTATCGTGCTCGTTACCGCCGGTATCGGGGCCGCACTGTTCGCCGGCGCGGTTTCGATCGCGACCGGGTCGACGCTGGGGTCCGTTTTGGTCGCCCTGCTTGCGGGTCTCGTAGCGGTCGTCATCCTCGTCGTCGTTCGGGCGCTGTTCGCGTTCGCACCGGTCGCGATCGTCATCGACGATGCGGGCGTCTTTGGATCAGTTCGAAGTGCCGGCGGATTCATCCGCGCACAGCCGGTGGAGGCGATCTTCTACTACGTCGTGGCGTTCCTGGCGATTGCCGGTCTGACAACAGTCACTGGTCTGCTCTCACTCGTCGACATCGTCGCGCTTGGGTCACTGCTCTCCGTGTTGGTCCTTCTTCCGGCACTTGATCTGTTGAAAACGGCCGTCTACTGTGACTATCGGGGGCGACTGACACCGCCGGACTCGCCAGCGCGTTCGCTTCGCGGCCAACTCTGGGCCGGACTCCGCCGCGGCTGGACCGAAATGACGTCGTTCGTTCGGACGACACCGGGAACACACGTTCTTGTCGTCGTCCTCGGCATCCTCGGGTTCTGGATCGGTTGGGCGGCCGCTGGCTCCTTCGTTGGGTCGTTCGAGACGTCGATCGCGGCCCGACTCGGGGGCTGGCTCCCGCCGGCGATGGCAGTCGAACTGTTCGGCAACAACTGGCTGGTCGCGCTCACGACAGCCTATGCCGGCGTCGCCCTCGCGATCCCGGCGATCGTCTCGTTGCTGTTCAACGGCGTCGCCCTGGGGATCATTGCTCGTCTCGAGGTCGATCCGCTGGAGCTCGCCGCCTTCGTCGTCCCCCACGGAATCATCGAGATTCCGGCGATCCTCGTCGCCAGCGCGCTCGGAATTTCCATCGGTGTCACCGCCTGGCGGACGTGGCGGGGTCACGTCGGACGGACGGCCCTCGCGGACGCGCTCGAGCGGGCGTTCTGGGTGCTCGTCGGCCTCGGTATTCTGCTGGCGATCGCGGCGGTCATCGAGGGATTCGTGAGTCCGTACTATTATCGGCTGTTCCTCTGA
- a CDS encoding DUF502 domain-containing protein yields MASWKRDFASGLIVLVPILITLYAIYWLYGLVAGLTPGLILDPNALKAFIPGDGEQAVQTREQVAQFLRVIVALTVFIILTFSVGYLMRTTVGGLVERLVDNIANRVPVIRVVYNASKMAAETAFGEQESLQKPVKLETWEGLRMTAFKTGKVADDGREVLFLPTSPNITTGYVIEVEPDRITELDEDVEDALTRVLSAGFGDANHRGMDAGISIDVVDEARTDGRDGAEQTNQADDD; encoded by the coding sequence ATGGCTTCGTGGAAACGGGATTTCGCGAGCGGACTGATCGTTCTGGTCCCGATCCTCATTACGCTCTACGCGATCTATTGGCTCTACGGCCTCGTCGCCGGCCTGACGCCTGGACTCATTCTCGATCCAAACGCGCTCAAGGCGTTCATCCCCGGCGACGGCGAACAGGCGGTCCAAACCCGCGAGCAGGTCGCGCAGTTCCTCCGTGTGATCGTCGCCCTGACCGTCTTCATCATTCTGACGTTCTCTGTAGGCTATCTCATGCGAACGACCGTCGGGGGACTCGTCGAACGTCTCGTCGACAACATCGCGAACCGCGTGCCCGTGATTCGCGTCGTTTACAATGCCTCGAAGATGGCCGCCGAGACGGCCTTCGGCGAACAGGAATCGCTCCAGAAACCCGTCAAACTCGAGACCTGGGAAGGGCTCCGAATGACGGCGTTCAAGACGGGCAAGGTGGCCGACGACGGCCGCGAGGTGCTCTTCTTGCCGACCTCGCCGAACATCACGACCGGCTACGTCATCGAGGTCGAACCCGACCGGATCACCGAACTCGACGAGGACGTCGAGGACGCGCTGACACGCGTGTTGAGCGCCGGTTTCGGCGACGCTAACCACCGCGGCATGGATGCCGGCATCTCGATCGACGTGGTCGACGAAGCCAGAACCGACGGTAGGGACGGAGCCGAGCAGACGAACCAGGCTGACGACGACTAA
- a CDS encoding MFS transporter: MSLEQDQPDETADPLDPFRQFLALERDVLVLSAAMFAFSLGFQMTNRYMAEYMSALGASAVVIGLFGSFGNVISAVYPYPGGAISDRIGSRYALTAFGLCSTVGFAIWLVAPAFADVSIGPVSLAIVVIFLGLLLSQAWKSFGLGATFAIVKQAVSPSQLAAGFASTETFRRTAFLVGPLFAAALFYPFGSSDGEIVTAFQLILLVAVVFGALGTVVQHVLYRPEDDVGKAFEGVSQLLADLRSMPDELRPLLVGDTFVRFANGMVYVFFVIVVTRFLEVGLTLSLPAVGTVSLSPQSYFGILLGIEMLVALLTMLPVAKAAERVGLKPVVTLGFAVYAIFPIMLINAPADATVLAGLFAFSGLRFAGLPAHKALIVGPAETGAGGRVTGAYYLLRNLIVIPSAALGGLLWSGVSNPVTGGELFIGDPTVAFGIATAIGLIGTAYFLLFGKEFEAYQ, translated from the coding sequence ATGAGCCTCGAACAGGACCAGCCGGACGAAACGGCTGATCCCCTGGACCCGTTTCGACAGTTCCTCGCGCTCGAGCGGGACGTGCTCGTCCTCTCAGCGGCGATGTTCGCGTTCAGTCTCGGCTTTCAGATGACGAATCGATACATGGCCGAGTACATGTCAGCGCTGGGCGCGTCGGCGGTCGTCATCGGCCTGTTCGGGTCCTTTGGGAATGTTATCAGCGCCGTCTATCCCTATCCCGGCGGGGCGATCTCGGACCGGATTGGGTCGCGATACGCTCTGACCGCGTTCGGCCTCTGCTCGACGGTCGGCTTCGCTATCTGGCTGGTCGCGCCCGCGTTCGCAGACGTTTCGATCGGTCCGGTATCGCTGGCAATCGTCGTGATCTTTCTCGGATTGCTCCTCTCACAGGCCTGGAAATCCTTCGGGCTCGGAGCCACCTTCGCCATCGTCAAACAGGCGGTGTCGCCCTCGCAACTGGCTGCCGGCTTCGCGAGCACCGAGACGTTCCGCCGGACGGCATTTCTCGTTGGCCCCCTGTTCGCCGCGGCGCTGTTCTATCCGTTCGGCTCGAGCGACGGCGAAATCGTCACCGCGTTTCAGCTCATCCTGCTCGTCGCGGTCGTCTTCGGCGCGCTCGGAACGGTCGTCCAGCACGTCCTCTATCGGCCCGAGGACGACGTCGGCAAGGCGTTCGAAGGCGTCTCGCAGTTGCTCGCGGATCTCCGGTCGATGCCGGATGAACTCCGGCCCCTGCTGGTTGGCGATACGTTCGTTCGCTTCGCCAACGGCATGGTCTACGTCTTCTTCGTCATCGTCGTGACTCGCTTTCTCGAGGTGGGGCTCACCCTGTCTCTGCCGGCGGTCGGCACCGTCTCCCTCTCGCCGCAGTCGTACTTCGGGATCTTACTTGGAATCGAGATGCTCGTCGCCCTCCTGACGATGTTGCCCGTCGCCAAGGCCGCCGAACGGGTCGGCCTCAAGCCGGTCGTCACGCTCGGCTTCGCCGTCTATGCGATCTTCCCGATCATGTTGATCAACGCGCCCGCCGATGCGACCGTCCTTGCGGGACTCTTTGCCTTCTCCGGACTGCGATTTGCTGGCCTGCCGGCGCACAAAGCACTGATCGTCGGCCCAGCAGAGACCGGCGCTGGCGGCCGGGTGACGGGGGCGTACTACCTCCTGCGGAACCTGATCGTCATTCCGAGCGCCGCGCTCGGTGGATTGCTGTGGAGCGGTGTCTCGAACCCCGTGACCGGTGGCGAACTGTTCATTGGCGATCCGACGGTTGCCTTCGGTATCGCGACCGCCATCGGGCTGATCGGCACTGCCTACTTCCTATTGTTCGGGAAGGAGTTCGAGGCGTATCAATAG
- a CDS encoding glycosyltransferase has product MKRLLEALFGLVALTGLPYLIYLGVYYLRRPSGTPAETWPREPSVSIVLPTYNEAAIVESKLEELVELDYPMDRVEIVVVDSSDDGTADLVEAFFAGRQEPKLTLIREDERRGLAPALNEAYAAAANEVVIKTDCDSRIAPDAIRKAAANLDDPSVAAVTGRNAEVIGDSEVERGYRDIQTMIQVLESHIDSTLIFHGPFSAFERDAIVPIDEDSIADDSELALKIRRNGGRVIFDPDIHYKEAAHSEFGKRREQKDRRAMGLLRLLWRQRDALGRHGAYGRVVLPFNWWFMVVSPWLVATGIAVATVGSLAVLGPFGLATPAGVLTFTALGSRDALGPLQPLYSLFDSQISLFRASVSLVRARANGDEETHDGTWSPDRELREVLQ; this is encoded by the coding sequence ATGAAGCGTCTCCTCGAGGCACTGTTTGGTTTAGTTGCGCTGACCGGTCTCCCGTATCTGATCTACCTCGGCGTCTACTATCTCAGGCGGCCGTCGGGAACACCCGCCGAGACGTGGCCCCGAGAGCCGTCGGTGAGCATCGTCTTGCCGACCTACAACGAGGCGGCGATCGTCGAGTCGAAACTCGAGGAACTCGTCGAACTGGACTATCCGATGGATCGGGTTGAGATCGTTGTGGTCGACTCGAGCGACGACGGGACGGCTGATCTGGTCGAGGCCTTCTTCGCCGGCCGGCAGGAACCGAAGTTAACGCTCATCCGCGAGGACGAGCGGCGGGGGTTGGCACCCGCGCTGAACGAGGCCTACGCCGCCGCGGCGAACGAGGTCGTCATCAAGACCGACTGCGACTCCCGGATCGCACCGGACGCTATCCGGAAGGCCGCCGCGAATCTCGACGATCCGTCCGTCGCGGCGGTGACCGGACGCAACGCCGAAGTCATCGGGGACAGCGAGGTTGAGCGAGGCTACCGCGACATCCAGACGATGATTCAAGTCTTGGAGTCACATATCGACTCGACGCTGATCTTCCACGGGCCGTTCTCGGCGTTCGAGCGCGACGCGATCGTCCCGATAGACGAGGACTCGATCGCCGACGACAGCGAACTCGCCCTCAAAATACGCCGCAACGGGGGGCGAGTCATCTTCGATCCGGACATTCACTACAAGGAAGCGGCTCACTCCGAGTTCGGCAAGCGCCGCGAGCAGAAGGACCGGCGCGCGATGGGGCTGCTCCGACTCCTGTGGCGACAGCGCGACGCGCTCGGCCGACATGGGGCCTACGGTCGCGTCGTCCTGCCCTTTAACTGGTGGTTCATGGTGGTCTCGCCGTGGCTCGTCGCGACTGGGATCGCCGTGGCAACGGTCGGCTCGCTGGCCGTCCTCGGGCCGTTCGGACTAGCGACTCCCGCCGGCGTCCTCACGTTCACGGCGCTCGGCTCCCGCGATGCCCTCGGCCCGCTCCAACCGCTGTACTCGCTGTTCGACAGCCAGATCTCGCTGTTTCGCGCGAGCGTCTCGCTCGTCCGCGCTCGCGCCAACGGGGACGAGGAGACCCACGACGGCACCTGGTCGCCCGACCGAGAGCTCCGGGAGGTGTTACAGTGA
- a CDS encoding branched-chain amino acid transaminase: MSFDEMESVNTIWMDGEFVDWDDAEIHVLTHGLHYGSGVFEGARCYDTENGPALFRWEEHLDRLYQSAKPYEMDIEFTKEELTEATKELIKRQELPSCYVRPIAYYGYNSLGVSPKDCPTRTAVAVWPWGAYLGEDALENGIDVMISSWRKHASSQIPTNAKTTGLYVNSMLAGEEARRNGYAEAIVLNKEGNVAEGPGENIFLVRDDEVYTPGLSESILDGITRDSVIRIAEELGYTVHDNVSISRGELNTADELFFTGSAAEVTPIRKVDNVVIGNGSRGPVTEEIQQQFFDIVEQAPEEYDEWFEYVDV, translated from the coding sequence ATGAGTTTCGATGAAATGGAATCTGTGAATACGATCTGGATGGACGGCGAGTTCGTCGACTGGGACGACGCAGAGATCCACGTGCTCACACACGGCCTCCACTACGGGTCGGGCGTCTTCGAAGGGGCGCGCTGTTACGACACCGAAAACGGGCCAGCGCTCTTCCGCTGGGAGGAACACCTCGATCGTCTCTATCAGTCCGCGAAACCGTACGAGATGGACATCGAGTTCACGAAGGAGGAACTCACCGAGGCGACGAAAGAACTCATTAAGCGCCAGGAACTCCCCTCCTGTTACGTTCGGCCGATCGCCTACTACGGCTACAACTCACTCGGCGTCAGCCCCAAAGACTGTCCCACCCGGACCGCCGTCGCCGTCTGGCCATGGGGTGCCTACCTTGGCGAGGACGCCCTCGAGAACGGCATCGACGTGATGATCTCCTCGTGGCGGAAACACGCCTCGAGCCAGATTCCGACCAACGCCAAGACCACTGGCCTCTACGTCAACAGCATGCTCGCAGGCGAGGAGGCTCGCCGGAACGGCTACGCGGAAGCGATCGTCCTCAACAAGGAGGGCAACGTCGCCGAAGGCCCCGGCGAGAACATCTTCCTCGTTCGCGACGACGAGGTTTACACGCCCGGCCTGTCGGAGTCGATCCTTGACGGCATTACTCGCGACTCCGTGATCCGGATCGCGGAGGAACTGGGCTACACCGTCCACGACAACGTCTCCATCTCGCGCGGCGAACTCAACACCGCCGACGAGCTGTTCTTCACCGGCTCCGCCGCCGAAGTCACGCCCATCCGAAAGGTCGACAACGTCGTCATCGGGAACGGCTCTCGCGGCCCCGTCACCGAGGAAATCCAGCAGCAGTTCTTCGACATCGTCGAACAGGCCCCCGAGGAGTACGACGAGTGGTTCGAATACGTCGACGTGTAA
- the ribB gene encoding 3,4-dihydroxy-2-butanone-4-phosphate synthase gives MTGHHAGPQSNADGSAAGSNSKANAPVNSFEHALESLRAGEPILVHDAADREGETDLIYHADAVTPEAVARLRNDAGGLVCVALGHDIAEAFDLPFYSDVVDHPATDDHELGYDERSSFSLTVNHRDTYTGITDDDRSTTIRALGTAAAAPEATDFAAEFRVPGHVHLLKAAPDLLAQREGHTELGLALADAAGRSPAVVVCEMLDDKTGEALSPADARAYADRNGFAYLEGSEVLERCR, from the coding sequence ATGACTGGTCATCATGCCGGCCCACAGTCAAACGCCGACGGCAGCGCGGCGGGCTCGAATTCGAAGGCGAACGCGCCGGTGAACTCGTTCGAACACGCCCTCGAGTCGTTGCGCGCGGGTGAGCCGATCCTCGTCCACGACGCGGCCGACCGCGAGGGCGAGACGGACCTGATCTACCACGCCGACGCCGTCACACCCGAGGCCGTCGCCCGACTGCGCAACGACGCCGGCGGACTGGTCTGCGTCGCGCTCGGCCACGACATCGCGGAAGCCTTTGATCTGCCTTTCTACTCGGACGTCGTCGACCACCCCGCGACTGACGACCACGAACTCGGCTACGACGAGCGCTCGTCGTTCTCACTGACGGTCAACCACCGAGACACCTATACCGGAATCACCGACGACGACCGCTCGACGACGATTCGAGCACTGGGGACGGCCGCCGCGGCACCCGAGGCGACCGATTTCGCCGCCGAGTTTCGGGTCCCCGGCCACGTCCACCTGCTCAAGGCCGCACCCGACCTGCTCGCCCAGCGTGAGGGCCACACCGAACTCGGACTCGCCCTTGCCGACGCTGCAGGCCGCTCGCCCGCCGTCGTCGTCTGCGAGATGCTCGACGACAAAACCGGCGAAGCGCTCTCACCGGCCGACGCCCGCGCCTACGCCGATCGGAACGGCTTCGCCTATCTCGAGGGTAGCGAGGTCCTCGAGCGCTGTCGATAA
- a CDS encoding CTP-dependent riboflavin kinase — protein MSVIAESAVGHDELAVLKLLALEGGLEGDVKISCSHLAERLDASNQTASRRLQRLESADLLDRDTVSDGQWVKITETGERTLHAEYEDYRRIFETDSQVELEGTVTSGMGEGRHYISLSGYKHQFEERLGYEPFPGTLNVDLREDSVRRRSAMASLEPVPIDGWESDERTYGPAVCYPATIETTEGDIYENAYTIAPERTHHDDDQLEVIAPDKLREELALEDGDHVTVSVGDRE, from the coding sequence ATGTCAGTGATAGCTGAGTCCGCCGTCGGGCACGACGAACTCGCCGTGCTCAAACTCCTCGCACTCGAGGGCGGGCTCGAGGGCGACGTCAAAATCTCCTGTTCTCACCTCGCGGAACGGCTCGACGCATCGAACCAGACCGCCTCTCGGCGGCTCCAGCGCCTCGAGAGTGCCGACTTGCTCGATCGCGATACGGTCAGCGACGGCCAGTGGGTCAAGATTACGGAGACCGGCGAGCGAACGCTCCACGCCGAGTACGAGGACTACCGTCGCATCTTCGAGACGGACTCGCAGGTCGAACTCGAGGGCACCGTCACTAGCGGGATGGGCGAGGGTCGCCACTACATCTCCCTGTCGGGCTACAAGCACCAGTTCGAGGAACGGCTCGGCTACGAGCCGTTCCCCGGCACGCTGAACGTCGACCTCCGCGAGGACAGCGTCCGCCGGCGCAGCGCCATGGCCTCGCTCGAGCCCGTCCCCATCGACGGCTGGGAATCGGACGAACGGACCTACGGCCCCGCCGTCTGTTACCCCGCGACGATCGAGACGACCGAGGGCGACATCTACGAGAACGCCTACACTATCGCCCCCGAACGCACCCACCACGACGACGACCAACTCGAGGTCATTGCCCCCGACAAACTCCGCGAGGAACTCGCCCTCGAGGACGGCGATCACGTCACCGTCTCGGTGGGTGATCGGGAATGA
- a CDS encoding glycosyltransferase — MTDVAILHDRFPGIGGGEEFAIEAARVLDAPIYTTYVAVGTEIPDDVDVIPFQQAKYTSLPWRPFLEWKNEGMNPLETLNVALDLTDAHPDLAEYDVVLESAPLSKYYVPEVDQRIVHYPHSPPRWLYDLYRDRLSSFELPFVEIGLKAYAKAWRALDKEANDYVDRFVANSELVRDRIRRFYDRDATVVYPPVTGDWRNDGDEGYFVTWSRLAPEKRIDMIAKAFAGLDERLVIAGDGKQRERLEEFASNYDNIEVRGYVEDIESLVARATAVVYAPKQEDFGLVGAEAMMAGKPLLGVNEGFTRYQVREGRTGLCFEPTVASIRETVRRFDPDDFDAGEIREEARRYEYDRFAAGLREVVAETAAVDAPPERDRETDRADDARGFGQQRAEGVLDQ; from the coding sequence GTGACCGACGTGGCGATCCTCCACGACCGCTTCCCCGGCATCGGCGGCGGTGAGGAGTTCGCCATCGAGGCCGCCCGGGTGCTCGACGCACCGATCTACACGACTTACGTCGCGGTGGGCACGGAGATCCCGGACGACGTCGACGTGATCCCGTTCCAGCAGGCCAAATACACCTCGCTGCCGTGGCGGCCCTTCCTCGAGTGGAAAAACGAGGGCATGAACCCTCTCGAGACACTGAACGTGGCGCTGGACCTGACCGACGCCCACCCGGACCTCGCGGAGTACGACGTGGTCCTCGAGAGCGCGCCGCTGTCGAAGTACTACGTCCCCGAAGTCGACCAGCGGATCGTTCACTATCCCCACAGCCCGCCACGATGGCTCTACGACCTCTATCGAGACCGGCTCTCGTCGTTCGAATTGCCGTTCGTCGAGATCGGACTCAAGGCGTACGCGAAGGCGTGGCGGGCGCTGGACAAGGAGGCGAACGACTACGTCGACCGCTTCGTCGCGAACAGCGAACTGGTTCGGGACCGCATTCGGCGGTTCTACGACCGCGACGCGACCGTCGTCTATCCACCGGTGACCGGCGACTGGCGCAACGACGGCGATGAGGGCTACTTCGTCACGTGGTCCCGGCTCGCCCCCGAAAAGCGGATTGACATGATCGCGAAAGCCTTCGCCGGACTCGACGAGCGCCTCGTGATCGCCGGCGACGGGAAACAGCGCGAGCGACTCGAGGAGTTCGCGTCGAACTACGACAACATCGAGGTGCGGGGCTACGTCGAGGACATCGAGTCGCTCGTCGCGCGAGCGACCGCGGTCGTCTACGCGCCAAAACAGGAGGACTTCGGCCTCGTCGGAGCCGAGGCCATGATGGCCGGCAAGCCCCTGCTCGGCGTCAACGAGGGGTTCACCCGGTACCAGGTCCGGGAGGGACGGACCGGGCTGTGCTTCGAGCCAACCGTCGCGTCGATCCGCGAGACGGTTCGGCGGTTCGATCCCGATGACTTCGACGCCGGCGAGATCCGCGAGGAAGCCCGGCGCTACGAGTACGATCGCTTCGCGGCGGGACTACGTGAGGTTGTCGCCGAGACGGCGGCCGTCGACGCTCCACCGGAACGGGACCGAGAAACGGACCGCGCGGACGACGCTCGAGGATTCGGACAGCAGCGTGCCGAGGGGGTGCTCGATCAGTGA
- a CDS encoding site-specific integrase — translation MQESTESKKRKFAQQFGNETDPLQEFENGFEAVNDNPFDLFIDEVVVEKDITEQSVNNYTFPIREWQEFMRKVIDRHPACPKISHVEKYARWSVEKGNSQAYVNKKLLFIGKAFDYFQNEPGFPHAKTYHPVDAAKEKIDFSQKSEKKQPYRLSKEELGEKLREIKHIRDRAIILLQLKLGLRASELCNIKLSETHINKPYLLDHYDEMGKSPSLDGRENVVYIPHNREGNKSKRSRTLPLDDEVRAVLLEYLLARPDPGEPWLFLSKSRGHKIDDTIVNDRWKQYWHPEYAESKKHRAVTSHFGRHFFTTWFRVRKDAPEELVKYMRGDKTGTGHGSYGQDAIDHYTHSYYEDIERYYRDEIFKIAL, via the coding sequence ATGCAGGAGTCTACTGAGAGCAAAAAGAGGAAGTTCGCACAACAGTTTGGAAACGAAACCGATCCATTGCAGGAGTTCGAGAATGGGTTTGAGGCAGTGAATGATAACCCGTTTGATTTATTCATAGATGAAGTCGTGGTGGAAAAAGACATCACCGAACAGTCGGTAAACAACTACACGTTCCCAATCCGAGAGTGGCAGGAGTTCATGCGTAAGGTAATCGATCGCCATCCTGCGTGTCCGAAGATTTCTCATGTTGAGAAGTACGCTCGGTGGTCGGTCGAGAAGGGTAATAGCCAGGCCTATGTGAACAAGAAGCTCCTGTTCATTGGGAAAGCGTTTGACTATTTCCAGAACGAGCCAGGGTTCCCACACGCCAAGACATATCACCCAGTCGACGCGGCTAAAGAGAAGATTGATTTCTCTCAGAAGAGCGAAAAGAAGCAGCCGTATCGACTGAGCAAGGAGGAGTTAGGTGAGAAGCTACGTGAGATCAAGCACATCCGAGATCGGGCAATCATCCTGCTGCAACTGAAACTCGGTCTTCGAGCATCGGAGCTGTGTAACATCAAGCTGTCCGAGACTCACATTAACAAGCCATATCTGCTTGACCACTACGATGAGATGGGCAAGTCACCGTCTCTTGACGGGCGTGAGAACGTGGTTTACATCCCGCACAACCGAGAGGGGAACAAGTCAAAGAGGTCGCGCACCTTGCCTTTAGACGACGAGGTTCGGGCGGTGTTATTAGAATACTTGTTAGCCCGACCGGATCCTGGAGAGCCGTGGCTGTTCCTCTCGAAGTCTCGAGGACATAAGATAGATGATACGATAGTGAACGACCGCTGGAAGCAGTATTGGCATCCTGAGTATGCTGAGTCGAAGAAGCACCGAGCGGTCACGTCTCACTTCGGACGGCACTTTTTTACGACGTGGTTCCGGGTTCGAAAGGACGCGCCGGAAGAGTTAGTCAAATACATGCGGGGAGATAAAACGGGTACTGGTCACGGGTCATATGGACAGGACGCTATCGACCATTACACTCACTCGTATTATGAGGATATTGAGCGATATTACCGGGACGAAATATTCAAAATAGCTTTATAA